One stretch of Harmonia axyridis chromosome 1, icHarAxyr1.1, whole genome shotgun sequence DNA includes these proteins:
- the LOC123681209 gene encoding uncharacterized protein LOC123681209: MNSYKDLTRKSRKKINKRIKKGQGCFYSSHNYNRSTGFQSNSIGFSEYVLHSSNARSYNTRLNTNRTNLGYLKPRLKHISSQSIGREKEYSAIGCYEEYTLRRIRNTSDMIKQQLMSPENLTITREKETNMQSDNISLKVRSKQNRLSGETSKFSDNKEYSQTKVRRKPSKSCEEVARFQLKEKRKNELREKFKKDNISKQNSNEIYNVKEISDKIIQHISKMNNAKLVDFLNSGNSRYEEAFSYICKEKSFELTKALRDLSRQQEPAACEIVNAIIPDFSIKIEELPIDIIRELSSTFDELHRNIDDSSLSGESLHLFEKHNLLQKNDNSLKYMQTDCVEKNITKNPNTSNETFFEQIKAIKQEELPKNLITFGAAEQIVIIDSDDESLPLNQDNSQSPDNIEERLESSEVIEVDLDSSSEQMSISTKICDTLPNIAPFSSINNDNVHSNFEHSSNIETEEPVFAPPEIDESSIDAINSNTNSPQVDDGFSEIINNDLGTTDSSLLESQFENNEMESSIQLEKIDLNTQPKVGSVWVSKNIFITTDILEKADEFCDASQVESSHTEDSDAIFKNFSTSLGETTFPSVEAKNMEDIDENLDSIKRPELSLDISHRSDSPSCIVETTGAKENSLLNIASPLSSTTHGNSQHVIDISNKNNNSENSSENISENSNKKKSETIKKAAIARSDKSYDMTNKDIPNVPQLSIQSDLTSNNSITDSVTVNNSENEFLSLTIKNFNKPKNLHDAINFMNVIDQKIEILTKLRRELFIELGEIVNRSENKVSESVKRKLNDSDNAATIKNKCIKTGKSSDKRGQIEIKKPSKIKPFSNLKFIDEVVLFCKILHDKSEMIVGTDKGNIQYYNILYGKHPFMVVNIGESAISFLEYVKIYDGNFICTGNTTELELKILKYKKRVIEQKIYLEDSIQAVVNEWGYFFIGGRRGYLTTYDWKSNKIVFEDRISEMKIKDLKATREGPRKILVILFEDPDGVAHVHVRDAMTALHIRTIVRLANVSCMDLRYSTLYLVRDGEIVVYNCCDGLFVAKEETNKSFSLMKFKGNLLLLGNSDGIYAFNMRTNKYLNCLQNNIHVSTLNFFNHQILCTTWEKKIELLDVAVNFKGIMQTSNRFQL; this comes from the exons ATGAATTCTTATAAGGATTTAACAagaaaatctcgaaaaaaaataaataaacgaaTTAAAAAAGGTCAAGGATGTTTTTACAGTAGTCATAACTACAACCGAAGTACTGGTTTTCAATCAAATTCGATAGG tttttCAGAATATGTTCTACATAGTTCAAATGCAAGATCATATAATACAAGGCTTAACACTAACAGAACAAACTTGGGTTACCTGAAACCTCGCCTAAAACATATTTCTTCACAGTCAATAGGAAGGGAGAAAGAATATTCTGCTATAGGCTGTTATGAGGAATACACATTGAGAAGAATACGAAACACTAGTGATATGATAAAACAACAATTGATGAGTCCTGAAAATTTGACCATTACTCGAGAAAAGGAAACAAATATGCAATCAGATAATATCTCTCTTAAAGTTAGAAGTAAACAAAATCGATTGAGTGGTGAAACATCTAAATTTTCTGACAATAAAGAATATTCCCAAACAAAAGTGAGAAGAAAACCCAGTAAATCATGTGAAGAAGTCGCTAGATTCCAATTGAAGgagaaaagaaaaaatgagttgagagaaaaattcaagaaagataatatttcaaaacaaaattctaatgaaatttATAATGTAAAAGAAATTTCTGATAAAATTATTCAGCATATATCCAAAATGAATAATGCAAAGTTAGTGGATTTTCTGAATTCAGGTAATTCTCGCTATGAAGAAGCTTTCAGCTATATTTGTAAGGAAAAAAGTTTTGAGTTAACCAAAGCTTTGAGAGATTTGAGCCGTCAACAAGAACCAGCAGCATGTGAAATTGTCAATGCAATAATTCCAGACTTCTCTatcaaaattgaagaattgCCAATTGATATTATAAGAGAACTGAGTTCTACTTTTGATGAACTACATAGGAATATTGATGATTCGTCTTTATCTGGTGAAAGTCtgcatttatttgaaaaacataatttgttgcaaaaaaatgataattcattaaaatatatGCAGACAGattgtgttgaaaaaaatattaccaaAAATCCTAACACATCTAATGAAACATTCTTTGAACAAATTAAAGCTATTAAACAAGAGGAATTGCCCAAAAATTTGATAACATTTGGAGCAGCTGAACAAATTGTAATTATAGATTCTGATGATGAAAGTTTGCCTCTAAAT CAAGATAATAGCCAATCACCTGATAATATAGAAGAAAGACTTGAATCATCTGAAGTGATAGAAGTGGATTTGGATTCTTCATCAGAGCAAATGTCGATCTCCACTAAAATTTGTGATACTTTACCAAATATTGCTCCATTTAGTAGTATTAATAATGATAatgttcattcaaattttgaacattCCAGCAATATTGAAACTGAGGAACCAGTTTTTGCACCACCAGAAATTGATGAGAGTTCTATCGATGCAATAAATTCAAACACTAATTCTCCACAGGTTGATGATGGTTTCAGTGAAATTATAAATAACGATTTAGGAACTACAGACTCTTCTTTGCTGGAATcccaatttgaaaataatgaaatggaaTCTTCAATTCAATTGGAAAAAATAGATTTGAACACTCAGCCAAAAGTGGGCTCTGTTTGGGTTAGTAAAAATATCTTCATAACAACTGATATTTTGGAAAAAGCAGACGAATTCTGTGATGCATCTCAGGTTGAAAGTTCACATACGGAGGATTCTGATgccatattcaaaaatttttcaacctCTCTTGGAGAAACCACATTTCCTTCAGTGGAAGCTAAAAATATGGAGGATATAGATGAGAACCTGGATTCAATTAAAAGACCAGAATTATCATTGGATATTTCTCATAGATCAGATTCACCAAGTTGTATAGTGGAAACTACAGGAGCCAAAGAAAACAGTTTGTTAAATATTGCTTCCCCGTTATCATCAACAACACATGGTAATTCTCAGCATGTTATTGACATTAGCAATAAGAACAATAATTCAGAGAATAGTAGTGAAAATATTTCCgagaattcaaataaaaaaaaaagtgaaacaaTTAAAAAGGCTGCAATTGCAAGATCAGATAAATCCTATGATATGACAAACAAAGACATACCTAATGTGCCACAATTAAGCATACAGTCAGATCTCACAAGCAACAATAGCATTACCGATTCAGTAACTGTTAACAactctgaaaatgaatttttatctctgaccatcaaaaatttcaataaacctAAAAATCTTCATGATGCAATTAATTTCATGAATGTTATTGACCAAAAGATCGAAATATTAACTAAATTGAGAAGAGAGCTCTTTATTGAATTGGGTGAAATTGTTAATAGATCAGAAAATAAAGTTTCTGAGAGTGTTAAgagaaaattgaatgattcTGATAATGCAgctacaataaaaaataaatgcatCAAAACTGGCAAATCATCTGATAAAAGAggacaaattgaaataaaaaaaccttcaaaaatCAAACCATTTTCGAATTTGAAGTTTATTGATGAAGTTGTTCTCTTTTGTAAA ATTCTGCATGATAAATCAGAAATGATAGTTGGTACTGACAAGGGGAACATacaatattacaatatattatatGGAAAACACCCCTTTATGGTTGTTAATATTGGTGAAAGTGCCATAAGTTTTTTGGAATATGTGAAAATATATGATGGAAATTTCATTTGCACAGGCAATACCACAGAGTTGGAATTGAAGATTCTGAAGTACAAAAAACGAGTTATTGAACAAAAGATATATTTGGAAGATTCTATTCAAGCAGTCGTTAATGAATGGGGGTATTTTTTCATTGGTGGAAGGAGAGGTTACCTAACAACATATGATTGGAAG agtaacaaaattgtttttgaagatCGTATATCTGAAATGAAGATCAAAGATTTAAAAGCTACTAGGGAAGGCCCAAGGAAAATTCTAGTAATTCTATTTGAAGATCCTGATGGAGTAGCACATGTACATGTACGAGATGCAATGACAGCATTACATATCAGAACTATTGTTCGTTTGGCAAATGTGAGTTGTATGGATCTGAGGTACTCTACACTCTACTTAGTTAGAGATGGGGAAATAGTTGTGTATAATTGTTGT gATGGATTATTTGTGGCGAAAGAAGAGACAAATAAGTCATTTTCTTTGATGAAATTCAAGGGCAATTTGTTGTTGCTTGGAAATTCAGATGGAATATATGCATTTAATATGAGAACTAACAAATATTTAaattgtttacaaaataatattCATGTCTCCACACTGAATTTCTTCAATCATCAG ataCTTTGTACAACAtgggagaaaaaaatcgaattactTGATGTAGCAGTAAACTTCAAAGGAATTATGCAAACTAGTAATAGATTTCAACTATAA
- the LOC123681216 gene encoding THAP domain-containing protein 1-like, with amino-acid sequence MVSCAACGYSITPTNKNSGVTFHSFPKDENRRLKWISFVKKPGFIPNKRSLLCSRHFRDDCFERSYKASVRLIPNASPTIVVNRHRWVRSFNQEEIIHDSTTESTSEIKFSSPPKISISEEKRLTPREKRTISYLKKVNELQRNKIRTMQKTIWQQENEISSLKTKMMDLKNENLLLEEHCDVMLDHFENNKASF; translated from the exons ATGGTTAGTTGTGCAGCTTGTGGCTATTCAATTACACcaacaaataaaaattctgGTGTAACATTTCACAG TTTTCCTAAAGATGAAAATCGAAGGCTGAAATGGATTAGTTTTGTCAAAAAGCCTGGGTTTATTCCTAACAAAAGGAGTCTATTATGTTCCCGACATTTTCGAGATGATTGTTTTGAAAGATCATATAAGGCATCTGTAAGACTAATTCCTAATGCTTCTCCCACAATAGTAGTGAACCGTCATAGATGG gtGAGATCATTTAACCAGGAAGAAATAATCCATGACTCCACAACTGAATCAACTTCTGAAATAAAGTTTTCCTCTCCTCCAAAAATATCTATTTCGGAGGAAAAACGATTAACTCCTCGAGAAAAAAGGACAATCAGCTACTTAAAAAAAGTAAATGAATTACAAAGAAACAAAATACGTACAATGCAGAAAACTATCTGGCAACAGGAGAATGAAATATCTTCCCTCAAAACAAAGATGAtggatttgaaaaatgaaaatttattgctAGAGGAACATTGCGATGTGATGTTGGATcattttgaaaacaataaagcaagcttttga